The proteins below come from a single Bremerella sp. JC817 genomic window:
- a CDS encoding HAMP domain-containing sensor histidine kinase, producing the protein MLNRRPLKHKLMIGSGLLLGLVLALFAVTITGGLSYRQVARDISARSAELPLAIDFSLTVTELRHTLNQAKHSKRFGFHDTQLDLTLIREDFRTKFLSVQEALRRYEEQLNRSFAGDSDIGDDSDERNTIGEIHGSLHKLDDIYQNADWFLNEIKNEELSGEVDHLHMLAKKLPSFLIEDMQQLKDEVRGQYRLWISASAVVMALTVFAIVFAGYASWRWLFSPLRTLMDGSRRVANGDFDHRIQLDGHAELAILADAMNAMTHRFQAIESNLNDQVQDRTRQVVRSEQLASVGFLAAGVAHEINNPLASIAFCAESLRSRINEGIDDSDNETTHFRDCDVTVLQTYLGMIEEEAFRCKEITERLLDFSRLGDVEKTETDVRDLVQGVIDMVRHLGKYREKNLIFEDDQVALAPVNGPEIKQVVLNLITNALDSIDPGGTVLVKISEDREQVKVTVKDDGCGMTDEVRRHLFEPFFTRRRDGQGTGLGLSISYRIVSDHGGHIDAWSEGPGLGSEFSFTLPCREASKRNERRHQAA; encoded by the coding sequence GTGCTCAACCGACGTCCACTCAAGCATAAATTGATGATTGGCAGCGGCTTGCTGCTGGGACTGGTTCTCGCCTTATTCGCGGTTACCATCACCGGCGGTCTGTCGTACCGGCAAGTGGCGCGCGACATTAGTGCCCGCTCGGCCGAGCTTCCGCTGGCAATCGACTTCTCGCTAACGGTGACCGAGCTTCGTCACACGCTGAACCAGGCGAAACACTCCAAACGCTTCGGCTTCCACGACACGCAGCTCGATCTGACCCTCATCCGCGAAGACTTCCGCACCAAGTTCCTCTCGGTGCAAGAGGCCCTTCGTCGTTACGAAGAGCAGCTTAACCGCAGCTTTGCCGGTGACAGCGATATCGGCGACGACTCGGACGAACGAAACACAATCGGCGAGATCCATGGCTCGCTGCATAAGCTGGACGACATCTACCAGAACGCCGACTGGTTCTTAAACGAGATCAAGAACGAAGAACTCTCCGGTGAAGTCGATCACCTGCACATGCTGGCTAAGAAGCTGCCTAGTTTTCTGATCGAAGACATGCAGCAGCTTAAAGATGAAGTCCGTGGCCAATACCGCCTTTGGATTTCCGCTTCAGCCGTGGTGATGGCCCTAACGGTTTTTGCGATTGTCTTCGCCGGCTATGCCAGTTGGCGCTGGCTGTTCAGTCCACTTCGCACGCTGATGGATGGCTCGCGACGGGTTGCCAACGGCGACTTCGATCACCGCATCCAACTCGACGGCCACGCTGAGCTGGCGATCCTGGCGGATGCGATGAATGCCATGACGCACCGTTTCCAGGCGATCGAGTCGAACCTGAACGATCAGGTTCAAGACCGCACACGCCAGGTCGTGCGGAGCGAACAGCTTGCCAGCGTTGGCTTCCTGGCTGCTGGCGTCGCCCACGAAATCAACAACCCGCTCGCTTCGATTGCTTTCTGTGCCGAGTCGCTACGCTCGCGCATCAATGAAGGCATCGACGATTCGGATAACGAAACGACCCATTTCCGGGATTGCGACGTAACCGTATTGCAGACCTACCTCGGAATGATTGAGGAAGAGGCCTTTCGCTGCAAGGAGATTACTGAACGTTTGCTCGACTTCTCGCGTCTGGGAGATGTCGAGAAGACGGAAACTGACGTTCGCGATTTGGTGCAAGGCGTGATCGACATGGTCCGGCACCTGGGCAAGTATCGCGAAAAGAATTTGATCTTCGAGGACGACCAGGTCGCCCTCGCACCGGTCAATGGACCGGAAATCAAGCAAGTGGTTCTTAACCTGATTACCAACGCACTCGACAGCATCGACCCAGGCGGAACCGTCCTGGTGAAGATCAGCGAAGATCGAGAGCAGGTGAAAGTCACGGTGAAAGATGATGGCTGCGGCATGACCGATGAAGTCCGTCGCCACTTGTTTGAACCGTTTTTTACCCGCCGCCGGGATGGCCAAGGGACAGGACTGGGGCTCTCCATTTCGTATCGTATCGTGAGTGATCACGGTGGTCATATCGATGCATGGAGCGAAGGGCCAGGCCTCGGAAGTGAGTTTAGTTTTACGCTGCCATGCAGGGAAGCAAGTAAGCGCAATGAGCGAAGACACCAAGCAGCCTGA
- the lexA gene encoding transcriptional repressor LexA gives MASSQSATDALTKRQKDVFLFIRDKIQSRGYGPTVREIGEQFEISSPNGVVCHLKALERKGLISREKNMSRAIQLRAEVEEEVGLPLAGRIAAGVLHEAISQTDRVDFGTMFNRHDHFVLEVSGDSMTEAHIDDGDYVVVKQQDSARTGDIVVAETDDGEATLKYWFPEKNRIRLQPANSTMEPIYVKNAKVRGVVIGVVRKF, from the coding sequence ATGGCAAGTTCGCAGTCGGCAACCGATGCTCTCACCAAGCGACAAAAAGACGTCTTTCTCTTCATTCGCGACAAGATCCAGTCTCGCGGCTACGGACCGACCGTTCGGGAAATCGGCGAACAGTTCGAGATCAGCTCGCCCAACGGCGTGGTCTGTCATCTAAAAGCCCTGGAACGCAAAGGGCTTATCTCGCGTGAAAAGAACATGTCGAGGGCCATCCAACTGCGAGCCGAAGTCGAAGAAGAAGTTGGTTTGCCTTTGGCAGGGCGGATTGCCGCCGGTGTTCTGCATGAAGCAATCAGCCAGACCGATCGGGTCGACTTTGGCACGATGTTTAATCGCCACGACCACTTTGTGTTGGAAGTCTCAGGCGATTCGATGACCGAAGCGCACATCGACGACGGGGACTACGTCGTGGTGAAGCAGCAAGATTCGGCTCGGACCGGCGATATCGTCGTGGCAGAAACCGACGACGGCGAAGCGACGCTCAAGTATTGGTTCCCCGAAAAGAACCGTATCCGCTTGCAGCCGGCGAACAGCACCATGGAACCCATCTACGTGAAGAACGCCAAGGTACGGGGCGTGGTGATCGGGGTCGTGCGTAAGTTCTAA
- a CDS encoding sigma-54 dependent transcriptional regulator yields MKILFADDEKSLQKLMSLELPRLGHTVTVCPDGITAIAALEKEDFDCILVDLDMPGKSGIDVIEKAKEFSPETEAIILTGKSSTESAIAAVRFKVYAYLTKPCRLMELKTLLEGVAKKREQDRKIKALTSRLDRIEGKSKLIGDSGAMEVVNKMIAKVAPSNSAVLIRGETGTGKELVAKAIHDQSLRHSQPFVAVNCGALPENLIESELFGHRKGAFTGAEETRIGLFEVAHGGSLFLDEIGELPKSLQAKLLRVLETGEIRRVGENSSIKVDVRIISATHRHLEDMVREGDFREDLMFRINTFEIQLPPLRERTEDIPLLAEHISRRFWPTIPMTHTVFATETIHALKSHSWPGNVRELANVVEHATILCEELPIQPQHLPRRFNEQATVGPPQLRAVMGPMSLRELEMQAIHEALDRHEGNKPQAAEELGISLKTLYNKLNQATASEKSA; encoded by the coding sequence CTGAAGATTCTGTTTGCCGACGATGAGAAGTCTCTCCAGAAGCTGATGAGCCTAGAGCTCCCTCGGCTGGGACACACGGTCACGGTTTGCCCTGACGGCATTACCGCGATCGCTGCGTTGGAGAAAGAAGACTTCGACTGCATCCTGGTCGATCTCGATATGCCTGGCAAAAGCGGTATCGACGTGATTGAAAAGGCGAAGGAATTTTCGCCCGAGACCGAAGCCATCATTCTGACCGGCAAATCGTCGACCGAGAGCGCGATCGCCGCGGTCCGCTTCAAGGTCTATGCCTATCTCACCAAGCCTTGCCGCTTGATGGAACTGAAGACCTTGCTGGAAGGGGTTGCCAAGAAACGTGAGCAAGATCGCAAGATCAAGGCGCTCACCAGCCGGCTCGACCGCATCGAAGGCAAGTCGAAGCTGATCGGCGACTCGGGAGCGATGGAGGTCGTCAACAAGATGATCGCCAAGGTCGCGCCGTCGAACTCGGCCGTGCTGATTCGTGGCGAAACGGGCACCGGTAAAGAACTGGTTGCCAAAGCCATTCACGATCAAAGCCTGCGGCATTCCCAGCCATTCGTGGCGGTCAACTGTGGGGCATTGCCTGAGAATCTGATCGAAAGCGAACTGTTCGGCCATCGCAAGGGCGCGTTCACCGGGGCGGAAGAAACTCGGATCGGCCTGTTCGAGGTCGCTCATGGCGGCTCGCTGTTTCTCGACGAAATCGGCGAGTTGCCCAAGTCTCTGCAAGCGAAGCTGTTGCGTGTGCTCGAAACGGGCGAGATCCGCCGCGTGGGTGAAAACAGCTCGATCAAGGTCGATGTCCGCATCATCAGCGCGACCCACCGTCACCTGGAAGACATGGTTCGCGAGGGCGATTTCCGCGAAGACTTGATGTTCCGCATCAACACCTTCGAAATTCAGTTGCCGCCTCTGCGAGAACGCACGGAAGACATTCCGCTGCTGGCCGAGCACATCAGTCGCCGGTTCTGGCCAACGATCCCGATGACGCATACCGTCTTTGCGACCGAGACCATCCATGCCCTGAAGTCGCACTCGTGGCCAGGCAATGTTCGCGAGCTGGCGAATGTGGTCGAACATGCGACGATTTTGTGCGAAGAGCTGCCGATCCAACCGCAGCATTTGCCTCGCCGCTTCAACGAACAGGCCACCGTCGGTCCGCCGCAACTGCGAGCGGTTATGGGGCCGATGTCGCTTCGTGAACTGGAAATGCAAGCCATTCACGAAGCACTTGATCGACACGAAGGCAACAAGCCACAAGCGGCCGAAGAACTCGGCATCAGCCTGAAGACGCTTTACAACAAGCTGAACCAGGCCACCGCCAGCGAAAAGTCGGCCTAA
- a CDS encoding ABC transporter ATP-binding protein, producing MSAIQFRDIEKQFTPESVVVAIDQLDIPAGQFVSLVGPSGCGKSTLLRMVAGLDEPTQGEVTLSDSKHSQCAFVFQDANLILWRTAQENVRLPLELRGPVTAEQRRTIDQAIEMVGLRKEDFRKFPRMLSGGMRMRVSLARAMVTQPNVLLLDEPFAALDDLLRNQLNEQLLDLWHQQNWTSLFVTHNVPEAVFLSQRILVMHARPGRIVADLEVPFEYPRKTQLRNDPDFARFCGEVIAKLAGVTLV from the coding sequence GTGTCCGCAATTCAGTTTCGCGACATTGAGAAGCAATTTACGCCGGAGTCGGTGGTCGTCGCCATCGATCAGCTCGACATCCCGGCCGGGCAATTCGTCTCGCTGGTGGGGCCTTCAGGCTGCGGGAAATCGACGCTACTGCGGATGGTGGCAGGGCTCGATGAGCCAACGCAAGGCGAAGTGACGCTCAGCGATTCCAAGCACAGCCAGTGTGCGTTCGTTTTCCAGGATGCCAACCTCATCCTCTGGCGGACCGCTCAAGAGAACGTTCGTCTTCCATTGGAACTGCGGGGGCCAGTCACCGCAGAGCAGCGGCGGACAATCGACCAGGCGATCGAAATGGTCGGGCTACGGAAAGAGGACTTTCGAAAGTTCCCCCGGATGCTTTCGGGCGGGATGCGAATGCGGGTCTCGTTGGCCCGAGCCATGGTTACCCAGCCGAACGTCTTGCTGCTGGATGAACCATTCGCGGCGCTCGACGACTTGCTACGCAATCAACTGAACGAACAACTGCTCGACCTTTGGCATCAGCAAAATTGGACCAGCTTGTTCGTTACCCACAACGTTCCCGAGGCGGTGTTCTTGAGTCAACGCATTCTGGTGATGCATGCTCGGCCAGGACGAATTGTGGCGGACCTCGAAGTTCCGTTTGAATACCCTCGCAAAACGCAACTCCGAAACGACCCCGACTTCGCCCGTTTCTGCGGAGAGGTCATTGCGAAGCTCGCGGGAGTCACGCTGGTATGA
- a CDS encoding Flp family type IVb pilin, giving the protein MLPKIVRFLRSEDGPTSVEYAILLAMILMAVIGSITFIGTLTKDSFNYSKTEIERTFPDLGI; this is encoded by the coding sequence ATGCTCCCCAAAATCGTACGCTTTCTTCGCTCGGAAGATGGCCCGACTTCGGTCGAATACGCCATCCTGCTGGCGATGATCTTGATGGCCGTTATCGGCTCGATCACCTTCATTGGTACGCTTACCAAAGACAGCTTCAATTACTCGAAGACAGAAATCGAACGCACCTTCCCAGATCTGGGCATCTAA
- a CDS encoding DUF1592 domain-containing protein: MHRISTLALFASLIAISASDAAETKSQVPDFAKIQPILESYCYDCHGYGSDEGGVTLDHLETMTPQERESAQKTWLAVWRNLRAQTMPPADEKQPTQEESEMVGRWIESQVFKLDPAKPDPGRVTIRRLNRDEYRYTIEDLFGYRFNVNESFPPDDTGYGFDTIGDVLSISPLMTEKYFDAAQEIVKAVVLVDKKPEWKYKRIFMDGPPPEDAEQQKAYARKILKHYGSKAFRRPIDEGTLDRLVAIQQHISSLEGQSFEYSVAQAMAAMLISPQFLFRAEIQPEPNNPGEIVPIDQYSLASRLSYFLWCSLPDDELTKLAAEGKLRENLHAQVDRMLDDPKSERFTTRFVGQWLQAQDVEAISIDARRALGVKDLGDANRVFSRTVRQAMRKETEMLFEYILKEDRPATELLTADYTFLNKPLAKFYGLEEIKGLEDGKLKKVTLPKDSKRGGILTQGTFLVVSSNPTRTSPVKRGLFVLDNILGTPPPPAPPNVPALEAIRQRGKKLTMREQMELHRSEALCNSCHSRMDPLGLALEKYSYIGQYRDSDDGQPIETSGKLMTGEKFSDVQQLSQVLASERKIDFYRCLTEKLLTFALGRGLEYYDTPTVDSIVDQMQSNDGKLRQMLHTLVDSAPFQKRRGDGSLLSSAE; this comes from the coding sequence ATGCACCGAATCTCTACCCTCGCTTTGTTTGCTTCGCTGATTGCTATCAGCGCCAGCGACGCTGCCGAGACGAAATCGCAAGTGCCCGACTTCGCGAAGATCCAACCGATCCTCGAAAGCTACTGCTACGACTGCCACGGATATGGATCCGATGAAGGGGGCGTCACGCTCGATCATCTCGAGACAATGACTCCGCAAGAACGCGAATCGGCCCAGAAGACCTGGTTGGCCGTTTGGCGTAACCTGCGTGCCCAGACCATGCCGCCAGCCGACGAAAAGCAGCCGACTCAAGAGGAATCGGAAATGGTCGGTCGTTGGATTGAGTCACAAGTCTTCAAACTCGACCCTGCCAAGCCAGACCCAGGCCGCGTGACGATCCGTCGGTTGAACCGCGACGAGTATCGCTACACGATCGAAGACCTGTTCGGCTATCGCTTCAATGTTAACGAATCGTTCCCGCCAGACGATACCGGCTATGGGTTCGATACCATCGGCGACGTCCTTTCGATCTCGCCACTGATGACCGAGAAATACTTCGACGCCGCCCAGGAAATCGTCAAAGCGGTGGTCCTGGTCGACAAGAAGCCTGAGTGGAAGTACAAGCGGATCTTCATGGACGGTCCTCCGCCGGAAGATGCCGAGCAGCAAAAGGCTTACGCCCGCAAGATCTTGAAGCATTACGGCTCGAAAGCGTTCCGTCGTCCGATCGACGAAGGGACCCTCGACCGCCTGGTCGCGATCCAGCAGCACATCAGCTCGCTGGAAGGCCAATCGTTCGAGTACAGCGTTGCTCAGGCGATGGCGGCGATGCTGATTTCGCCTCAGTTCCTCTTCCGTGCCGAGATCCAACCAGAACCAAACAACCCAGGCGAGATCGTCCCGATCGATCAGTACAGCCTGGCTTCGCGACTTTCCTACTTCCTGTGGTGTTCGCTGCCTGACGACGAGCTCACGAAGCTTGCCGCCGAAGGGAAGCTTCGCGAGAACCTGCATGCCCAGGTCGATCGCATGCTCGACGATCCGAAGTCGGAACGCTTCACCACCCGCTTCGTCGGTCAGTGGCTTCAGGCCCAGGACGTCGAAGCGATCAGCATCGACGCCCGCCGAGCCTTGGGCGTGAAGGACCTGGGCGATGCTAACCGCGTCTTCAGCCGGACCGTTCGCCAGGCGATGCGGAAAGAAACGGAAATGCTGTTTGAGTACATCCTGAAGGAAGACCGTCCCGCGACCGAACTGCTGACCGCCGACTATACGTTCCTCAACAAACCACTCGCCAAGTTCTATGGTCTGGAAGAAATCAAAGGCCTGGAAGATGGCAAGCTGAAGAAAGTCACTTTGCCGAAGGACAGCAAGCGTGGCGGGATTCTGACCCAGGGCACGTTCCTGGTGGTCAGCTCGAACCCGACGCGGACTTCACCGGTAAAGCGTGGCTTGTTCGTGCTCGACAACATCCTGGGGACGCCACCACCCCCTGCTCCGCCGAATGTTCCCGCCCTGGAAGCCATTCGCCAAAGGGGAAAGAAGCTGACGATGCGGGAACAGATGGAACTGCACCGAAGCGAAGCCCTGTGCAATTCGTGCCACTCGCGCATGGATCCACTCGGGCTGGCCTTGGAAAAGTACAGCTACATCGGCCAATACCGCGACAGCGACGACGGCCAACCGATCGAAACCAGTGGCAAGCTGATGACCGGCGAGAAGTTCTCGGACGTTCAGCAGCTTTCCCAGGTCTTGGCCAGCGAACGAAAAATCGATTTTTACCGCTGTTTGACCGAAAAACTCCTCACCTTTGCCTTGGGCCGGGGTTTGGAGTATTACGACACGCCTACCGTCGATTCGATTGTCGATCAGATGCAATCCAACGACGGCAAGCTTCGTCAGATGCTCCACACCTTGGTTGATAGTGCCCCCTTCCAGAAGCGTCGCGGTGACGGCAGCCTGCTGTCGTCGGCCGAATGA
- a CDS encoding ABC transporter permease produces MSEDRFSWRTIVLPLLVLVVTIILWEVIIRVSGLEPYILPGPGEVARTMWQKKEALLGYTLRTGMVAVSGFAISVVLGVAVSLLFSQSAIIRQSGYPYAIFFQTVPIVAVAPLVIAICGYGALSVIVVTTMISLFPIITSTTTGLIAVDRGLLDLFRLNKASRWQILWKLQFPGAIRYLLTGMKTSAGLAVVGAIVGEFFAGHSSGHQGLGYFILVSQNQISTASLFAGTICSTLLGVVVFTSVTVLGRLFLRRWVWEG; encoded by the coding sequence ATGAGTGAAGATCGTTTCAGTTGGCGGACGATCGTGCTGCCGCTGCTGGTGTTGGTGGTGACCATCATCCTGTGGGAAGTGATTATCCGAGTCAGCGGGCTGGAGCCTTACATTTTGCCGGGACCTGGCGAAGTGGCTCGCACGATGTGGCAAAAGAAAGAAGCCTTGCTCGGTTACACGCTGCGAACCGGAATGGTCGCCGTTAGTGGGTTTGCCATTTCGGTCGTGCTGGGCGTGGCAGTTTCGCTGTTGTTTTCGCAATCGGCGATCATTCGGCAGAGTGGTTATCCGTACGCGATCTTCTTTCAAACGGTCCCGATCGTGGCGGTAGCTCCGCTGGTGATTGCGATCTGTGGCTATGGTGCGTTGAGCGTGATCGTGGTGACGACGATGATCTCGCTCTTTCCGATCATCACGAGTACCACGACCGGGCTGATCGCGGTCGATCGCGGTTTGCTCGACTTGTTTCGGCTGAACAAGGCGAGCCGCTGGCAGATTCTGTGGAAGCTGCAGTTCCCTGGGGCAATTCGCTATTTGTTAACCGGCATGAAAACGAGTGCTGGGCTGGCAGTCGTCGGAGCGATTGTGGGCGAGTTCTTTGCCGGGCATTCGAGCGGGCACCAAGGGCTCGGCTATTTCATTCTCGTTTCCCAAAATCAGATTAGCACCGCGAGTCTGTTTGCCGGTACGATTTGCAGTACGCTGTTGGGCGTCGTTGTTTTCACCTCGGTTACAGTTCTGGGCCGCTTGTTTCTGCGGCGCTGGGTTTGGGAAGGTTAA
- the nagB gene encoding glucosamine-6-phosphate deaminase encodes MTERTADRPVMSIQSTALPCSVFSTSEALSRHVAEIVAAIIRERQAQKATAVLGLPTGSTPMGVYRELVRMHQEEGLDLSNVITFNLDEYYGLKPDQLQSYHRTMHEVFFQHVNIPSENIHIPDGTIPLDEVDAYCEDFENKIREAGGIDLMLLGIGSNGHIGFNEPFSIRNSRTRLCTLDPITRRGAASDFFHEENVPHQAITMGIGTILEARKILLMALGQGKASIIRETIEGPISNRVPATILQEHRDTAFFVDSAAASKLTAFSTPWTEGPVEWDQTMIKRAVLWLCEQTGKALLKLDDDDFRKFNLHQLLRHHGPAPSLAHRVFRWMMDTIEYHPAGKEKKKAICFSPHPDDDVISMGGTLIRLVDDGHEAHVAYMTSGNIAVFDHDAQRFADFVTQYNRLFGIDQQKSAEVEQQVSESLKKKPPGEPDIDAVLTIKGLIRRSEAIAGALKAGCQEEHLHFLDLPFYQTGKVAKNPLGPEDVRIVKELIMKVQPDQVYIAGDLSDPHGTHRVCAMAIFNALLEIEAETGRRPEALLYRGAWQEYPLHEIEICVPLSPTDMLKKRQAIFMHESQKDSALFPGTDPREFWERAEDRNMGTADSYNKIGLPEYFAMEAFVRWNGQPL; translated from the coding sequence ATGACTGAACGAACCGCTGATCGACCTGTGATGTCGATCCAGTCAACCGCTCTGCCTTGCTCTGTTTTTTCCACCAGCGAAGCCCTCTCTCGCCACGTCGCTGAAATCGTCGCCGCAATTATTCGCGAACGACAGGCTCAAAAAGCCACTGCCGTGCTCGGGCTTCCAACCGGTTCCACACCCATGGGGGTCTATCGAGAACTGGTTCGCATGCATCAGGAGGAAGGGTTGGACTTGTCCAACGTCATTACCTTCAACCTGGACGAGTATTACGGCTTGAAGCCTGACCAACTGCAAAGTTATCACCGCACGATGCACGAGGTTTTCTTTCAGCACGTAAATATTCCGTCGGAGAATATTCACATCCCTGATGGCACCATCCCCTTAGACGAGGTTGATGCCTATTGCGAAGACTTCGAGAACAAGATTCGCGAAGCAGGTGGCATCGACCTGATGCTGTTGGGGATTGGCTCGAACGGACACATCGGCTTTAACGAGCCGTTCAGTATCCGCAACAGCCGCACGCGACTCTGCACGCTCGACCCGATCACCCGTCGCGGAGCTGCGTCCGACTTCTTCCACGAAGAAAATGTCCCACACCAGGCCATCACCATGGGGATCGGTACGATCCTCGAGGCTCGCAAGATCTTGCTGATGGCGTTGGGCCAGGGCAAAGCATCGATCATTCGTGAAACGATCGAAGGTCCGATCTCGAATCGCGTGCCGGCGACCATCCTGCAGGAACATCGCGACACGGCGTTCTTTGTCGACTCGGCTGCGGCTAGCAAGTTGACGGCGTTCTCGACGCCGTGGACCGAAGGTCCGGTCGAATGGGACCAAACGATGATCAAGCGAGCCGTGCTGTGGCTGTGCGAACAGACCGGCAAGGCCTTGCTGAAGCTCGACGACGACGACTTCCGCAAGTTCAACTTGCACCAGTTGCTGCGTCACCATGGTCCGGCGCCCAGCCTGGCGCACCGCGTGTTCCGCTGGATGATGGATACCATCGAGTACCATCCGGCCGGGAAAGAAAAGAAGAAAGCGATCTGCTTCAGTCCCCACCCGGACGACGACGTGATCAGCATGGGTGGCACGTTGATTCGCCTGGTTGACGATGGTCACGAGGCTCACGTCGCTTACATGACCAGCGGTAATATCGCGGTATTTGACCACGATGCTCAGCGTTTCGCCGATTTCGTCACGCAGTACAACCGCCTGTTCGGAATCGACCAGCAGAAGTCGGCCGAAGTCGAGCAGCAGGTTTCCGAGTCGCTCAAAAAGAAGCCACCTGGCGAGCCAGATATCGACGCTGTGTTGACGATCAAAGGCTTGATTCGCCGCAGCGAAGCGATTGCCGGAGCCTTGAAGGCAGGCTGCCAGGAAGAGCATTTGCACTTCCTTGATCTCCCGTTCTATCAGACCGGTAAGGTAGCCAAGAATCCTCTGGGGCCTGAAGACGTTCGGATCGTGAAAGAGCTGATCATGAAGGTTCAACCCGATCAGGTCTACATCGCGGGCGACCTGTCCGATCCACACGGAACGCACCGCGTTTGTGCGATGGCGATCTTCAACGCATTGCTCGAGATCGAGGCGGAAACTGGGAGGCGGCCCGAAGCTTTGCTGTATCGCGGAGCGTGGCAGGAATACCCACTGCACGAAATCGAGATCTGCGTTCCGCTGTCGCCAACCGACATGCTGAAGAAGCGTCAGGCGATCTTCATGCACGAAAGCCAAAAAGACAGTGCGTTATTCCCTGGGACCGACCCACGAGAGTTCTGGGAACGAGCCGAAGACCGAAATATGGGTACGGCAGATTCGTACAACAAGATTGGCCTGCCCGAGTACTTCGCGATGGAAGCGTTCGTTCGCTGGAATGGACAGCCTTTGTAA
- a CDS encoding DUF1552 domain-containing protein — MTMQSTRRHFLRGLGLAVALPAMESLMPNIAQAASKPATTAAGDPLRSAFLYVPNGVNVSKWFPEGTGSQYKLNETMQPLQNLRSDFQVLSGLAHTHGFANGDGAGDHARAHSTFLTGARPKKTAGADIQVGVSIDQEMAKHLGSTTRLPSLELSCDGARKSGACDSGYSCAYQFNLSWRTENTPMTAESNPRLVFERLFGRGTGDERQKNFDRRMSERRSVLDFVMTETKSMSSKLGRNDVHKLDEYLTGVREIEKRIENAEHFRDLPQVEMEAPSGIPKDYAQHIRLMFDLLALSFQTDSTRVASFMLAHDGSNRNFKEIGVSEGHHSLSHHQNKPETLEKIAKVDKFYVSHLAYFLEKLKSLKDPSGASILDNSMIVYGSGLCDGNRHNHDNLPLILAGKGGGALQTDRHIQLEAKQRTPMANLFVSMMDKMGIQDPDFGDSTGSLDII, encoded by the coding sequence ATGACTATGCAATCCACTCGCCGCCATTTCCTCAGGGGACTCGGTTTGGCTGTGGCTTTGCCTGCGATGGAAAGCTTGATGCCGAACATCGCTCAGGCCGCCAGCAAGCCGGCAACCACCGCCGCTGGTGATCCCCTACGCTCCGCCTTTCTGTATGTGCCTAATGGCGTGAACGTCTCGAAGTGGTTCCCTGAAGGAACCGGCAGCCAGTACAAGCTGAACGAGACCATGCAGCCACTTCAAAACCTGCGAAGCGACTTCCAGGTCTTAAGCGGACTGGCTCACACGCACGGCTTTGCCAATGGCGACGGCGCCGGCGACCATGCCCGCGCCCACTCGACCTTCTTGACCGGGGCTCGCCCGAAGAAGACCGCCGGGGCCGATATTCAGGTGGGCGTTTCGATCGACCAGGAAATGGCCAAGCATCTTGGCAGCACGACCCGACTTCCATCGCTCGAGCTTTCGTGCGACGGAGCTCGTAAATCGGGCGCTTGCGACTCAGGCTATTCATGTGCCTACCAGTTCAATCTGTCGTGGCGTACCGAAAATACCCCAATGACCGCCGAGTCGAACCCACGTCTGGTGTTCGAACGTCTCTTCGGTCGTGGCACCGGGGACGAGCGTCAAAAGAACTTCGATCGCCGTATGTCGGAACGCCGCTCGGTGCTCGACTTCGTGATGACCGAAACGAAGTCGATGTCGTCGAAGCTGGGCCGTAATGACGTGCACAAGCTGGACGAATACCTGACCGGCGTTCGCGAAATTGAAAAGCGAATCGAAAACGCCGAGCATTTCCGCGACCTTCCGCAGGTCGAGATGGAAGCTCCCTCGGGCATCCCGAAGGATTACGCTCAGCACATCCGTTTGATGTTCGACCTGTTGGCCCTGTCGTTCCAGACCGACTCGACCCGCGTCGCTTCGTTCATGCTGGCTCACGACGGCAGCAATCGCAACTTCAAGGAAATCGGCGTTTCGGAAGGGCATCACAGCCTCTCGCATCACCAGAACAAGCCAGAAACCCTGGAGAAGATCGCCAAGGTCGACAAGTTCTATGTCAGCCACCTGGCCTACTTCCTCGAGAAGCTGAAGAGCCTGAAAGATCCTTCGGGTGCCTCGATCCTGGACAACTCGATGATTGTTTACGGTAGCGGCCTGTGCGACGGCAACCGCCACAACCACGACAACCTGCCGCTGATCCTGGCTGGTAAGGGTGGCGGGGCGCTGCAGACGGATCGCCACATCCAACTGGAAGCAAAACAGCGTACGCCAATGGCAAACCTGTTTGTCTCGATGATGGACAAGATGGGCATTCAAGATCCTGATTTCGGCGACTCGACCGGCTCGCTCGATATCATCTAA